A single window of Plasmodium malariae genome assembly, chromosome: 8 DNA harbors:
- the PmUG01_08035000 gene encoding conserved Plasmodium protein, unknown function — translation MIVNNFSLSDSDNNIINKKDFLKSNETNSYHSVDPIVMSEEESINTCYDNKLKHTTIQLNTTNDYFARKNKKFNKYKNIILALKIFNESLDFTSGNIINTFIQERSRKEGRKKGTNRGANKGEKKGANKGANKGEKKGANKGANKGEKKGEKKGANKGEKKGANKIGHTIEHKIYREGPKRKAPLLNSCTNHKKRYSKNEPTETRRKYRIIKNIKRIIKRIQYKTYYKHIQYYKQVRKLWLLHYLLCSKKKKKYIYVNKRNKCIRKSTLNTHSDYKHTFNSITLNMSDMNNDLTFEEKESDMNEREDKEAEESEREGIEREEEGMSNNMGLFCNVEGNADSKEKSTSNPAEKSYERIQSANKRGEWGKPNSFSPFSGNVQNLSEQQQKNMFYYNSNENSKEEHYLNDNRKYDFVSEGELKNKATTNDDKLSSFVSNTILKGENKCDHYSLLYFNENYGNDELKRVDTSIFSGSGNKSSSCIANCCCGNKDNNTYSNMTNINAEGNEEGYNYSPKSNTNTKTNFLFSNRSTLLSKSNKLSAREMRYDNDENNEHDKNNEHDKNNDHDKNNEHDKNNEHNKNNEHDKNNDHDKNNDHDKNNDHDKNNENDLIKYTYYGFGERAFKGCSGSMGHINNNLTRIGEVNFLREDIFKKRNTCNRNICNRENKKYVEYIKGVYHKGVDHKEVGRKEVECKATDHKGANGNGSDQKIPFGIKKKILLEIERSKNNEHKDKMILKFKSLSDVKNGSNNGTVGVINTMQNNMIYEDDYLYKYKWIERSHGSNTLTSKREVEDTYKEEGNKIGNHNSNYMYKNFFPSSFYANSFYDNERISYNDNDNDSHLHISKNRNISVHPLKNFKNNNSINCFSTLSNGYKNKVNHFFVEEKNIFFDSIRNIIRLTKEIKKIRINLEIERKYSFVLCDEKKKDEFNNLIGYLTYQKTIRKKLKKYYFDKINKGFFTFLLRSNYANFTFSEKEVQLLKKWNEFKLMELNNKDSSSNNADSGGSTKECAGSSTAGGIANGAVKLGKAVREGKAVREGKAVREGKAVREGKAVREGKAVREGKAVREGKAVREGKAVREGKAVREGKAVKAVNAVNADKANGDKGWRTCQNDMLSEQLYNCGKICTFNKGALTIGRSIDGNERDEEMCKEGEIQMDRPKEFVAEKYDSQYYIAQHYLSQNSVSKKHSVWKKANDEMQNYSKSQISSDRLLSYLKGYLRDEQMNLFVQGKRYTSSISHIPHESYFKYCEKNKTNIFNVFLFFKNIRIKNIQKKFKKKLYNQHHIYFSKIYDGSKMLFHIKYVFVKLVKKKITDIICLHINDCFVNNTICFFLSLFLFIFKNIQTIKIIRCRIHYSYFFLFLNYLKKNRLKHFFFMGNNIIYDQTIYNKNNWDNNKLNKNFIIYFNVNYIKKTKKGGAEKEKKKITAKKVEEEDKTTLQGANKRNENRTESFLNTQKIKQKNITTGTTTIMTKKKKKSKNNATNAKQRSSTSLPYDDNRIMFKKKNKILFFDSNCFYNCFVLKQGKGVKTATRHSEIAAKRGSDRISQEGVKSENGWINNVVDNVVDNGVGQDELPKQYEQGMHSKGSGNGVNCVPLNSSKNVNNNAEGEECEAEIFMLSSERKKEGDKISESINYSNEYSYKKINTYNIYSCSSDSEENTSDDSLQELNECLSTFQRKTLENLNLNKLKTLKLCSNKLNDDALMYISTLIKKKKLNNMKILDLRWNNFTYKSLLTLSFALTNTVINDSWNSNKSNGSIRNGSNRSGSNRSDRNRSGSNRSDRNRSDRNRSDSNKSGRNKSGRNSSKSNYLNSSNNGEGKRKKKLKLSKLLLSGNNINSSLYSSFLSSFCTCNFVVVKVLDFSMNKIDNECFPITLKYFKHILQLQKRTKTKNKNYQVFINLDHNNLKNSIYINKLIKILTKFSIKNYEQNEFTHKLCARKKKCPVLFSLQYNNIKNVDTNEEYKKCKHRIKF, via the coding sequence atgaTTGTTAACAACTTTTCCCTATCAGATAGTGACAataacattataaataagaaaGACTTTTTAAAGAGCAATGAAACGAACTCTTACCATAGTGTCGATCCGATTGTCATGAGTGAAGAAGAAAGCATAAATACATGCtatgataataaattaaaacacaCAACTATTCAGTTGAATACAACTAATGACTATTTCgctagaaaaaataaaaaatttaataaatacaaaaatattatattagcaTTAAAGATATTTAACGAAAGTCTCGATTTTACGAGCGGCAACATAATAAATACCTTTATCCAGGAAAGAAGCAGAAAAGAGGGGAGAAAAAAGGGAACAAATAGGGGAGCAAATAAGGGAGAAAAAAAGGGAGCAAATAAGGGAGCAAATAAGGGAGAAAAAAAGGGAGCAAATAAGGGAGCAAATAAGGGAGAAAAAAAGGGAGAAAAAAAGGGAGCAAATAAGGGAGAAAAAAAGGGAGCAAATAAGATAGGACACACGATAGAACACAAGATATACAGAGAGGGGCCGAAACGAAAGGCACCATTACTAAACAGCTGTACAAATCATAAAAAACGTTATTCTAAAAATGAACCAACTGAAACTAGGAGgaaatatagaataattaaaaatataaaacgaattattaaaagaatacaATATAAAACTTATTACAAACATATACAGTATTATAAACAAGTTAGAAAGTTATGGTTATTACATTATCTTTTATGctccaaaaaaaagaaaaaatatatatacgtgaaTAAGCGTAATAAATGCATTCGCAAGAGTACATTAAATACGCATTCAGACTACAAACATACCTTCAATTCAATTACTCTTAACATGAGTGATATGAACAATGATTTGACTTTTGAGGAAAAAGAAAGTGACATGAATGAGAGGGAAGACAAGGAAGCAGAAGAGAGTGAAAGGGAAGGTATAGAAAGGGAAGAGGAGGGAATGTCTAACAATATGGGTTTGTTTTGCAATGTAGAGGGTAATGCAGATAGTAAGGAAAAGAGCACTAGTAACCCTGCTGAGAAAAGTTATGAAAGGATACAAAGTGCAAATAAGAGGGGGGAATGGGGAAAGCCAAATAGTTTCTCTCCCTTCTCAGGGAATGTACAAAACTTGTCAgaacaacaacaaaaaaatatgttttattataatagcAATGAAAACAGTAAGGAAGAGCATTATCTAAATGATAATCGTAAATATGACTTCGTTTCTGAAGGGGAATTAAAGAATAAGGCAACTACAAATGATGACAAATTGTCCAGTTTTGTAAGTAACACTATTCTAAAGGGTGAAAATAAATGCGATCATTATTcccttttatattttaatgaaaattatggAAATGATGAATTAAAAAGAGTGGACACTTCGATATTCAGTGGCAGTGGTAACAAAAGTAGTAGTTGTATTGCTAACTGCTGTTGTGGTAATAAGGATAACAACACTTACAGCAATATGACGAACATCAATGCAGAAGGAAATGAAGAGGGGTACAATTATTCTCCTAAAAGTAATACAAATACGAAGACAAACTTTTTATTCAGTAATAGAAGTACGTTGCTTAGTAAGAGTAATAAGTTAAGTGCGAGGGAAATGCGCTATGATAACGATGAAAACAATGAGCATGATAAAAACAATGAGCATGATAAAAACAATGATCATGATAAAAACAATGAGCATGATAAAAACAATGagcataataaaaacaatgaGCATGATAAAAACAATGATCATGATAAAAACAATGATCATGATAAAAACAATGATCATGATAAAAACAATGAGAacgatttaataaaatatacgtatTATGGGTTCGGCGAAAGAGCCTTTAAAGGGTGTAGTGGAAGCATGGGACATATCAACAACAACCTTACAAGAATAGGTGAAGTCAATTTTTTACGGgaagatatatttaaaaaaagaaatacgtGTAACAGGAATATTTGCAACAGAGAGAATAAAAAGTATGTAGAGTACATCAAGGGGGTATATCATAAAGGGGTAGATCACAAAGAGGTGGGTCGTAAAGAGGTGGAATGCAAAGCAACTGATCACAAGGGTGCAAATGGCAACGGATCAGACCAAAAAATCCCTtttggaataaaaaaaaaaattttactggAAATAGAACGCAGTAAGAACAATGAGCACAAGGATAAAATGATACTAAAATTCAAATCACTGAGTGATGTTAAAAATGGAAGTAATAATGGCACAGTGGGTGTTATAAACACGATGCAGAATAACATGATATATGAAGACgattatttgtataaatataaatggatAGAACGTTCACATGGGAGTAATACACTAACTAGTAAGAGAGAAGTAGAGGATACATACAAAGAAGAAGGAAATAAAATTGGTAACCATAATtctaattatatgtataaaaatttttttccttcatcATTTTACGCAAATTCGTTTTATGACAATGAACGCATTTCATacaatgataatgataatgattcCCATTTGCATATTAGTAAGAACAGAAATATATCAGTTCATCcattgaaaaattttaaaaataataattcgaTTAACTGTTTTAGTACCCTGTCTAATGGCTACAAAAATAAGGTTAACCATTTTTTTGTAGAGGAAAAGAACATATTTTTTGACTCCATCCGAAATATTATACGTTTAACGaaagagataaaaaaaattagaataaatttagaaatagaaaggaaatattcatttgttttatgcgatgaaaagaaaaaagatgaaTTCAACAATTTGATAGGTTATTTAACATATCAAAAAAcgattagaaaaaaattaaaaaaatattatttcgataaaattaataaaggCTTCTTCACTTTCTTGCTTCGAAGCAATTATGCCAATTTTACTTTCTCAGAAAAAGAAGTGcagttattaaaaaagtggaatgaatttaaattaatggAATTAAACAATAAGGACAGTAGTAGTAACAATGCTGATAGTGGGGGAAGCACCAAAGAATGCGCGGGTAGTTCCACCGCTGGCGGTATTGCAAATGGAGCAGTTAAATTGGGTAAAGCAGTTAGGGAGGGAAAAGCAGTTAGAGAGGGAAAAGCAGTTAGAGAGGGAAAAGCAGTTAGAGAGGGAAAAGCAGTTAGAGAGGGAAAAGCAGTTAGAGAAGGAAAAGCAGTTAGAGAGGGTAAAGCAGTTAGAGAGGGTAAAGCAGTTAGAGAGGGTAAAGCAGTTAGAGAGGGTAAAGCAGTTAAAGCAGTTAACGCAGTTAATGCAGATAAAGCAAATGGTGACAAGGGTTGGAGGACCTGTCAAAACGATATGCTATCGGAGCAGCTGTACAATTGTGGGAAAATATGTACCTTTAATAAAGGTGCGCTTACTATTGGGAGATCCATAGATGGGAACGAGAGAGACGAAGAAATGTGCAAAGAGGGTGAAATACAAATGGATCGACCGAAAGAGTTTGTCGCGGAAAAATACGACTCGCAGTACTATATAGCACAACATTATTTATCACAAAATAGTGTAAGTAAAAAACATAGCGTATGGAAAAAAGCAAACGATGAAATGCAGAACTACAGTAAGAGCCAAATTAGTAGTGACAGATTATTGTCTTATTTGAAAGGGTATTTAAGGGATGAACAGATGAATTTATTTGTACAGGGTAAGAGGTACACAAGTAGCATTTCACATATTCCACATGAatcttattttaaatactgtgaaaagaataaaacaaatatatttaatgtatttttattttttaaaaatattagaattaaaaatatacagaagaaattcaaaaaaaaattatataatcaacatcatatttatttttccaaaatttaTGATGGTAGTAAAAtgttatttcatataaaatatgtatttgtgaaattagtaaaaaaaaaaattacagaCATTATctgtttacatataaatgattgttttgtaaataataccatatgcttttttttgtcccttttcttatttattttcaaaaatattcaaaCAATCAAAATAATAAGGTGTCGCATACATTATTCCTactttttcctatttttaaaCTACTTGAAGAAAAATCGATTGAAgcacttttttttcatgggtaacaatattatttatgaccaaacaatatataacaaGAACAATTGGGATAACAATaaacttaataaaaattttattatttattttaacgtaaattatattaagaaaaccAAAAAGGGGGGAGcggaaaaagagaaaaaaaaaattacagcCAAAAAAGTGGAAGAAGAAGATAAAACGACATTACAAGGGGCTAATAAGAGAAATGAGAATAGGACAGAGTCGTTTCTAAATactcaaaaaataaaacaaaaaaatatcacCACAGGAACGACAACAataatgacaaaaaaaaaaaaaaaaagcaaaaataatgCAACAAATGCCAAACAGAGAAGCAGCACTTCATTACCATACGATGATAACAGAATAAtgtttaagaaaaaaaataaaattctctTCTTTGACAGTAACTGCTTTTATAACTGCTTCGTGTTAAAACAGGGAAAAGGGGTAAAGACTGCAACTAGACACTCCGAAATTGCAGCCAAGAGGGGCTCTGACCGAATATCACAAGAAGGGGTTAAATCGGAGAATGGATGGATAAACAACGTGGTAGACAACGTGGTAGACAATGGAGTAGGGCAAGATGAACTACCGAAGCAGTATGAACAAGGCATGCATAGTAAAGGAAGTGGAAATGGAGTTAACTGTGTACCGTTAAATAGTTCTAAGAACGTTAATAATAATGCGGAGGGGGAAGAATGCGAAGCAGAAATATTCATGCTATCATcagagagaaaaaaagaaggcgATAAGATAAGTGAAAGTATTAACTACAGTAATGAGTAtagttacaaaaaaattaatacatataacatatatagcTGTTCATCTGATAGTGAAGAAAATACATCGGACGACTCTTTGCAGGAATTAAACGAATGTTTGTCTACATTTCAAAGAAAAACActagaaaatttaaatttgaaTAAACTAAAAACTCTAAAATTGTGTTCAAATAAGCTAAATGATGATgcacttatgtatatatctacattaataaaaaaaaagaaattaaataatatgaaaatattagatCTAAGATGGAATAACTTTACGTACAAAAGTTTGTTAACACTATCATTTGCGCTGACAAACACGGTCATAAATGATTCGTGGAATTCCAACAAGAGTAACGGTAGTATTAGAAATGGTAGCAATAGAAGCGGTAGCAATAGAAGCGATAGAAATAGAAGCGGTAGCAATAGAAGCGATAGAAATAGAAGCGATAGAAATAGAAGCGATAGCAATAAAAGCGGAAGAAATAAAAGCGGAAGAAATAGCAGCAAGAGTAACTACCTCAATAGCAGTAATAATGGTGaggggaaaagaaaaaaaaaattaaaattaagcAAACTTCTTTTATCGGGAAATAACATTAACAGCTCTTTGTATTCCTCCTTTTTGTCAAGTTTCTGTACATGCAATTTCGTAGTAGTAAAGGTGTTAGACTTTTCCATGAATAAAATAGACAATGAGTGTTTCCCAATTACtctgaaatattttaaacacATACTGCAGTTACAGAAAAggacaaaaacaaaaaacaaaaattatcaagtatttataaatctagatcataataatttgaaaaattccatttatattaacaaattaataaaaattttaacaaaattttcaataaaaaattatgaacaaaatgaattCACACATAAGCTCTGTgccagaaaaaaaaaatgtcctGTGTTATTTAGCctacaatataataatataaaaaatgtagataCAAATGAAGAGTACAAGAAATGTAAACATagaattaaattttga
- the H2A.Z gene encoding histone H2A variant, putative, protein MEVPGKVIGGKVGGKVGGKVLGLGKGGKGKTGSGKTKKAPLSRASRAGLQFPVGRVHRMLKTRISSDGRVGSTAAVYAAAILEYLTAEVLELAGNATKDLKVKRITPRHLQLAIRGDEELDTLIKATIAGGGVIPHIHKALMNKVPVPPTQAKKPKKN, encoded by the exons atGGAAGTTCCAGGAAAAGTAATTGGTGGTAAAGTAGGAGGAAAAGTCGGTGGTAAAGTTCTTGGTCTTGGTAAAggaggaaaaggaaaaacag GTTCaggaaaaactaaaaaagcTCCATTATCCCGTGCATCAAGAGCAGGGTTACAATTTCCAGTTGGTAGGGTACACAGAATGTTAAAAACAAGAATTTCGTCAGACGGAAGAGTTGGATCAACGGCAGCAGTTTATGCAGCAGCAATTTTGGAATACTTAACTGCAGAAGTTTTAGAATTAGCAGGAAATGCAACAAAGGATTTAAAAGTTAAGAGAATTACACCAAGACATTTACAACTAGCCATTAGAg GTGACGAAGAATTAGATACACTTATAAAGGCGACTATAGCTGGTGGTGGTGTTATTCCACATATTCATAAAGCTTTAATGAATAAAGTACCAGTTCCACCTACGCAAGCAAAAAAACCAAAGAAAAACTAA
- the PmUG01_08035100 gene encoding conserved Plasmodium protein, unknown function yields the protein MTFQKPVIPFRSFVHDIGFTKHFNSIVRRNKNCIHYQHNIKESSINCMNRNRNNISNGRNGSSRCERSNQSKQINNNKSNSLGQDHTEEKENLFSLYLDSHYHTSKKGDDYHKIGKKNYNKGKEELEADKPKDMQKIENIPNFKKEKEGKGEIERQHKKVEEHVYIQNNVECNEGKKVKGVHSKDKNGNDDHSVFADYSEIFSSTNQKKSSPTAAAEVGTTASATARKGTSTNMSELENKKPLQHAHRKEETKKKIMSKEEVRKKLSELAKLRWRDVEERKKLLRCKNTFKHSEKTKELLSYKIKLKWKDDNYRKRIIEKTRIFNQDENTKRRKSQSLKEKWKSKEFREKMLSNRKPFSTERRKKISDIIKQKWTEEEYKQKTLNAIRENYKKRKLEVGLNPNLNYTENAMMFKQLGMSAPKIRSFPNGHKEKLRGKKRTKIKKKDKENYKENWKSIYDSLLDKNEFQNSLSYLNKIDNLRVSTNT from the exons ATGACTTTTCAAAAGCCTGTTATCCCATTCCGATCTTTTGTACATGATATCGGTTTTACCAAACATTTTAATTCTATCGTGAGAAGGAACAAGAACTGCATACACTATCagcataatataaaagagtCATCTATAAATTGTATGAACAGgaatagaaataatataagcaATGGAAGGAATGGAAGTAGCAGATGTGAAAGAAGTAACCAAAGTAAACAAATTAACAACAATAAGAGCAACAGTTTAGGTCAGGATCATACAGAAGAAAAGGagaatttattttctctatACTTAGATAGTCATTATCATACTAGTAAAAAGGGAGATGACTACCataaaattggaaaaaaaaattacaataaaggaaaagaagaatTAGAGGCAGACAAACCAAAAGATATgcaaaaaattgaaaacattcctaattttaagaaagaaaaagaaggcAAAGGAGAAATTGAAAGGCAACACAAAAAAGTAGAAGAACATGTTTATATCCAAAATAATGTGGAATGCAATGAGGGCAAAAAAGTGAAGGGTGTACATAGCAAagataaaaatggaaatgatGATCACTCAGTATTTGCAGACTACAGTGAAATATTCAGTTCGACAAACCAAAAAAAGAGTAGCCCTACTGCTGCAGCAGAAGTAGGAACTACTGCCTCTGCTACTGCCCGCAAAGGAACCAGCACAAATATGTCTGAATTAGAAAATAAGAAACCTTTACAACATGCACACAGAAAAgaggaaacaaaaaaaaaaattatgagcAAGGAAGAAGTGCGTAAAAAATTATCGGAGCTAGCCAAATTAAGATGGAGGGATGTagaagagagaaaaaaacTATTGAGatgtaaaaatacatttaaacattctgaaaaaacaaaagaattattatcgtataaaataaaattgaaatggAAAGATGATAATTATAGAAAGAGGattatagaaaaaacaagaatttttaatcaagacgaaaatacaaaaagaagaaaatcgCAATccttaaaagaaaaatggaaGAGCAAAGAATTCAGGGAAAAAATGTTAAGTAATAGGAAACCATTTAGCActgaaagaagaaaaaaaatatccgatataataaaacaaaagtgGACAGAAGAagaatataaacaaaaaaccTTAAATGCTATAAGggaaaattacaaaaagagaaaattagAAGTTGGTCTAAACCCAAACCTTAATTACACTGAAAACGCCATGATGTTCAAGCAG CTCGGAATGAGTGCGCCCAAAATAAGGAGCTTTCCGAATGGGCATAAAGAAAAGTtaagggggaaaaaaaggaccaaaataaaaaagaaagacaAAGAAAACTACAAGGAAAATTGGAAAAGTATTTATGATAGTTTGTTAGATAAAAATGAGTTTCAAAATTCGttatcatatttaaataaaatcgATAATCTAAGGGTTAGCACAAACACGTAA
- the DOZI gene encoding ATP-dependent RNA helicase DDX6, putative, with protein MSYKTNYANSNANANALNNSNNLNKIDDNIIFDEAWKKKILEPLKDRRYKTEDVTKTKGNEFEDYFLKRELLMGIFEKGYEKPSPIQEESIPVALAGKNILARAKNGTGKTAAFAIPLLEKCNTHKNFIQGLILVPTRELALQTSAMIKELGKHMKIQCMVTTGGTSLRDDIMRLYNVVHILCGTPGRILDLANKDVANLSGCHIMVMDEADKLLSPEFQPIVEELMKFLPKEKQILMYSATFPVTVKEFRQIYLSDAHEINLMDELTLKGITQYYAFVKERQKVHCLNTLFSKLQINQAIIFCNSITRVELLAKKITELGYSSFYIHARMSQTHRNRVFHDFRNGACRCLVSSDLFTRGIDIQSVNVVINFDFPKNSETYLHRIGRSGRYGHLGLAINLITYEDRFNLYKIELELGTEIQPIPNEIDPSLYT; from the exons ATGAGTTATAAAACTAATTATGCCAATTCGAATGCAAACGCTAATGCTTTGAATAATTCAAATAACCTAAACAAAATAgatgataatataatatttgatGAAGcttggaaaaagaaaatacttGAACCATTAAAAGATCGAAGATATAAGACGGAGGATGTGACAAAAACTAAGGGAAATGAGTTTGaagattattttttgaagagGGAACTTCTAATGGGTATATTTGAGAAAGGTTATGAAAAACCATCTCCTATTCAAGAGGAGAGTATTCCTGTTGCATTGGCTGGAAAGAATATTTTGGCAAGAGCAAAAAATGGGACAGGGAAAACCGCTGCATTTGCAATTCCACTCTTGGAAAAATGTAATACccacaaaaattttattcaag GACTTATACTAGTGCCAACGAGAGAACTGGCATTACAAACATCCGCAATGATAAAGGAATTGGGTAAACATATGAAAATACAATGTATGGTTACGACTGGGGGTACATCGTTAAGAGATGATATTATGAGATTATATAATgttgttcatatattatgtgGTACACCAGGTCGGATATTAGATTTAGCAAATAAGGATGTTGCAAATTTATCAGGATGTCATATAATGGTAATGGATGAAGCGGATAAGTTATTATCACCAGAATTTCAACCAATAGTTGAAGAgttaatgaaatttttaccaaaggaaaaacaaatattaatgtattctGCTACGTTTCCTGTTACTGTGAAAGAATTTAggcaaatatatttatctgatgcacatgaaataaatttaatggaTGAATTAACCTTAAAAGGTATTACACAGTATTATGCTTTTGTTAAAGAGAGACAAAAAGTACATTGTTTAAATAccttattttctaaattacaAATTAACCAAGCTATTATTTTCTGTAACAGTATTACAAGAGTAGAAttattagcaaaaaaaattacagaaTTAGGATATAgttctttttatattcatgCAAGAATGTCACAAACACATAGAAATCGAGTTTTTCATGATTTTAGAAATGGTGCTTGTAGATGCTTAGTATCTTCTGATCTATTTACTAGAGGTATAGATATACAATCTGTTAATgttgttattaattttgatttTCCTAAAAATTCAGAAACATACCTACATAGAATTGGGAGATCAGGTAGATATGGACACTTAGGATTAGCTATAAACCTAATTACATATGAAGACCgttttaatttgtataaaattgAATTAGAACTTGGAACGGAAATCCAACCTATTCCCAATGAAATAGATCCATCCCTGTACACCTAA
- the SPC2 gene encoding signal peptidase complex subunit SPC2, putative — MPSNKVDDENRDCTYHVKNLYSEQEIKKLAQDYISQKIRDLNYAENVKYSNVRIVLSIVLIFIGAYCSLFVQYKKQPLLMIELLVSFFVISIMLFILEYLFFEDIFMIINTNNGEVLKLFFELDVQKSSLRLAYKLNKQIYCTFFELSRLFNENGYLIENYADKILKQFIEEHGKNFKLKNKKKE, encoded by the exons ATGCCTAGCAATAAAGTTGACGATGAGAATAGGGACTGCACAT ACCACGTAAAAAATCTATACAGTGAACAGGAGATTAAAAAGCTCGCACAGGATTACATAAGTCaa aaaattagaGATCTAAATTATGctgaaaatgtaaaatattcgAACGTTCGAATCGTCTTAAGCATAGTGCTGATATTTATTG GAGCCTACTGTTCTCTCTTTGTTCAATACAAAAAGCAGCCACTTCTTATGATAGAGTTATTG gtttcattttttgttatatcaattatgctttttattttggaaTACTTGTTCTTTGAAGACATATTCatgataataaatacaaataat GGAGAAGTACTCAAATTGTTTTTCGAACTGGATGTCCAGAAGAGCTCACTACGTTTAG CATACAAGTTGAACAAACAAATATACTGCACCTTTTTTGAGTTAAGTAGGCTTTTTAACGAAAACGG GTACCTAATTGAAAACTACGCggataaaatattaaagcaGTTCATTGAAGAACATgggaaaaattttaaattaaaaaataagaaaaaagaatag